Part of the Paenibacillus sp. YPG26 genome, CCCGCAGTGAACTGCTTGGACAAGATCACCGCATCATTAACAGCGGTTATCATGACAAGACGTTCATACGTGACCTCTGGCGGACCATCAACCAGGGGCAAGTCTGGCGCGGAGAGATTAAGAACCGGGCCAAGGACGGCTCTTACTACTGGGTGGATACCACCATTGTGCCTTTCCTTGGTGATGACGGACGCCCTTATCAATTCCTGGCCATCCGTAACGAAATCACGAAGCAGAAGGACTCCGAGGAGGCACTCCAGTTCATGGTCACTCAGGTGATGAACATTCAGGAGAATGAACGAAAGCGCTTCTCAAGAGAGCTTCATGATGGAATCGGACAGAGCCTGTTCTCTCTTGTAATTCAGCTGGATCAGCTTATTGCGGCGGGGCACTCTCCGGGCGAGCTGGAATCGCTGCGTAAATACGTGACAGGCATCATGGAGGACGTTCGCGGCATGGCCTGGGAGATGCGCCCGTCCGTTCTCGATGATCTCGGGGTTGTACCCGCGCTTCGTACTTATATCGATAATTATTCCAGGCATTACGGCATGTCCGTCACCTTCAACTGCACACTTAGAAGGCGCCTGGATGTGAACATGGAGACAACCATATACCGCGTTATTCAGGAAGCGTTGACCAACATTGCCAAATACGCCGACGTATCCGAGGCGGCCGTATCCCTGCTTGATGAGCCCCGTGAAGTGCTTGTCCTGATCCGGGATGAGGGCATGGGCTTTGCAAGCCGGCACGAAGGCGGCGGCGTGGGACTGCTCAGCATGGAGGAACGGGCGCGCAGTGTGGGCGGAACGTTGACTATCCAGTCTGAGCCAGGCAAAGGAACCACAATTGAGCTGCGTATTCCGAAGCAAACATCGGATTCAACTGATTAAGAATCTAATCTCCTATTCTTCAGGCAAATAACCGGAAGCTGCCAGCTTCCGGTTATTTGTGTTCTCTTAACTAGCCGGTAATCCAGACTCCTTCTTCCCCGTTGTCATGATCTGCAGCAAATCCGAATATGGAAGAAAGAATCTGTCTTTCAGAAAGGTTGCTGATGACATGCTCGACTGCATTATTATTGGCGGCGGACCCGCAGGACTCAGTGCGGCCCTCGTCCTGGGCAGAGCCAGAAGAAAAGTCATTCTATTCGATGATGAGCGCCCAAGAAACGCCGTTACGCGGGAGTCGCACGGCTTCATTACAAGGGATGGAACGACCCCCGCTGAATTCAGGCAGCTGGCCCATCAGGATATCCGCAAATATACTTCTGTAGAATTCCGTACCGAACGCGTCACAGATACCATTAGGCATACGGATTTCGTGGAAGTTACGACTTCGAGGGGTGCGGTCTACCATACGAGGAAGCTATTGCTCGCCACAGGACTCAAGGAGGTGCTGCCAGATATCCCCGGAATTCAGGACTATTACGGCAGGAGCC contains:
- a CDS encoding PAS domain-containing protein, yielding MNKDRSYRDSGDILGKSVNTLLDQLGDHLNDSIFEEKLRDSLQMLSDLKFALDESSIVAVTDNKGMIIYVNDKFCDISQYSRSELLGQDHRIINSGYHDKTFIRDLWRTINQGQVWRGEIKNRAKDGSYYWVDTTIVPFLGDDGRPYQFLAIRNEITKQKDSEEALQFMVTQVMNIQENERKRFSRELHDGIGQSLFSLVIQLDQLIAAGHSPGELESLRKYVTGIMEDVRGMAWEMRPSVLDDLGVVPALRTYIDNYSRHYGMSVTFNCTLRRRLDVNMETTIYRVIQEALTNIAKYADVSEAAVSLLDEPREVLVLIRDEGMGFASRHEGGGVGLLSMEERARSVGGTLTIQSEPGKGTTIELRIPKQTSDSTD